Proteins encoded by one window of Papio anubis isolate 15944 chromosome 7, Panubis1.0, whole genome shotgun sequence:
- the ATP6V1D gene encoding V-type proton ATPase subunit D, with protein sequence MSGKDRIEIFPSRMAQTIMKARLKGAQTGRNLLKKKSDALTLRFRQILKKIIETKMLMGEVMREAAFSLAEAKFTAGDFSTTVIQNVNKAQVKIRAKKDNVAGVTLPVFEHYHEGTDSYELTGLARGGEQLAKLKRNYAKAVELLVELASLQTSFVTLDEAIKITNRRVNAIEHVIIPRIERTLAYIITELDEREREEFYRLKKIQEKKKILKEKSEKDLEQRRAAGEVLEPANLLAEEKDEDLLFE encoded by the exons ATGTCGGGCAAAGACCGAATTGAAATCTTTCCCTCGCGAAT GGCACAGACTATCATGAAGGCTCGTTTAAAGGGAGCACAGACAGGTCGAAACCTCCTGAAGAAAAAATCTGATGCCTTAACTCTTCGATTTCGACAGATCCTAAAGAAGATAATAGAG ACTAAAATGTTGATGGGCGAAGTGATGAGAGAAGCTGCCTTTTCATTAGCCGAAGCCAAGTTCACAGCAGGTGACTTCAG CACTACAGTTatccaaaatgtaaataaagcCCAAGTGAAGATTCGAGCGAAGAAAGATAATGTAGCAG GTGTTACTTTGCCAGTATTTGAACATTACCATGAAGGAACTGACA GTTATGAACTGACTGGTTTAGCCAGAGGTGGGGAACAGTTGGCTAAATTAAAGAGGAATTATGCCAAAGCAGTGGAACTACTGGTGGAACTAGCTTCGCTGCAG ACTTCTTTTGTTACTTTGGATGAAGCTATTAAGATAACCAACAGGCGTGTAAATGCCATTGAACATG tCATCATTCCCCGGATTGAACGTACTCTTGCTTATATCATCACAGAGCTGGATGAGAGAGAGCGAGAAGAGTTCTATAG gttaaagaaaatacaggagaagaaaaagattctAAAGGAAAAATCTGAGAAGGATTTGGAACAAAGGAGAGCAGCTGGAGAGGTGTTGGAGCCTGCTAATCTTCTAGCTGAAGAGAAGGATGAGGATCTTCTGTTTGAATAA